Proteins encoded by one window of Nocardia goodfellowii:
- a CDS encoding TrmH family RNA methyltransferase, with protein MDALSERNPRVVSAVKLHRSAQRRKTGQFLAEGANAVAAALDTGRVRELFYSLDAATRAHALIAGAAASGVRTTLVSERAAQQLGETVTAPGLVAVCDLIDVPLTEVLDRDPRILAVPVQISEPGNAGTLIRVADSVGADGIVLAGDTVDPHNGKCVRASAGSLFHVPVARGRDVTETLDSIAAAGITILATAADGEIDLDDADHLFTAPVAWLFGNEAHGLDREVAARADHRIRIPIRGRAESLNLATAAAICLYANSRVRYAK; from the coding sequence GTGGACGCGCTTTCCGAGCGCAATCCACGGGTCGTTTCCGCTGTCAAGCTGCACCGATCGGCGCAACGCCGCAAGACCGGGCAGTTCCTCGCCGAGGGGGCCAACGCCGTAGCCGCGGCGCTGGACACCGGAAGGGTGCGCGAGTTGTTCTACTCGCTCGACGCCGCCACCCGTGCGCACGCGCTCATCGCGGGAGCCGCCGCGTCCGGTGTCCGCACCACGCTGGTCAGTGAGCGTGCGGCGCAGCAACTCGGCGAAACCGTCACCGCGCCCGGCCTGGTGGCCGTCTGCGATCTGATCGATGTGCCGCTGACCGAGGTGCTCGACCGCGATCCCCGCATCCTCGCCGTCCCGGTGCAGATTTCCGAGCCCGGCAACGCGGGCACCCTGATCCGGGTCGCCGATTCCGTCGGCGCCGATGGAATCGTGCTGGCCGGTGACACCGTCGACCCGCACAACGGTAAATGCGTCCGCGCCAGTGCGGGCAGCCTCTTCCATGTGCCGGTCGCACGCGGCCGGGATGTCACCGAAACGCTGGATTCGATTGCGGCAGCGGGCATTACGATCCTGGCCACCGCCGCCGACGGCGAAATCGACCTGGACGACGCGGATCACCTCTTCACCGCCCCGGTCGCCTGGCTGTTCGGCAACGAGGCGCACGGCCTCGACCGCGAGGTCGCCGCCCGCGCCGACCACCGCATCCGCATCCCGATTCGCGGTCGCGCCGAGAGCCTCAACCTGGCCACCGCCGCCGCGATCTGCCTCTACGCGAACTCCCGCGTCCGCTACGCGAAGTAG
- the rplT gene encoding 50S ribosomal protein L20, protein MARVKRAVNAQKKRRSILEASKGYRGQRSRLYRKAKEQQLHSLTYAYRDRRARKGDFRKLWIARINAAARINDITYNRFIQGLKAAGVEVDRKILAELAVSDAEAFAGLVAIAKAALPADVNAPAA, encoded by the coding sequence GTGGCACGCGTCAAAAGGGCCGTCAACGCTCAGAAGAAGCGCCGTTCCATCCTCGAGGCCTCCAAGGGCTACCGGGGCCAGCGCTCGCGGTTGTACCGCAAGGCCAAGGAACAGCAGCTGCACTCGCTCACCTACGCCTACCGGGACCGCCGGGCGCGCAAGGGTGACTTCCGCAAGCTGTGGATCGCCCGCATCAACGCCGCGGCGCGCATCAACGACATCACCTACAACCGCTTCATCCAGGGCCTTAAGGCCGCGGGTGTCGAGGTGGACCGCAAGATCCTCGCCGAGCTCGCCGTCTCCGACGCCGAAGCCTTCGCCGGCCTGGTCGCGATCGCCAAGGCCGCGCTGCCGGCCGATGTCAACGCGCCCGCCGCGTAA
- the rpmI gene encoding 50S ribosomal protein L35, translated as MPKMKSHSGASKRFKVSGRGKLLRQQANRRHLLEHKSSRRTRRLDGTESVAAVDVPRVKRLLGL; from the coding sequence ATGCCGAAGATGAAGAGCCACAGCGGCGCCTCGAAGCGATTCAAGGTTTCCGGCCGCGGCAAGCTGCTCCGCCAGCAGGCCAACCGTCGCCACCTGCTCGAGCACAAGTCGTCCCGCCGGACTCGTCGTCTGGACGGCACGGAGTCGGTTGCGGCCGTCGACGTCCCTCGCGTCAAGAGGCTGCTGGGTCTGTAA
- the infC gene encoding translation initiation factor IF-3, with amino-acid sequence MACGRPTTPLDLGGPISTETRINDRIRVPEVRLIGPSGEQVGIVRVEDALRVALEADLDLVEVAPDARPPVCKIMDYGKFKYETAQKARESRKNQVQTVIKEQKLRPKIDDHDYETKKRNVVRFLEAGSKVKVTIMFRGREQSRPELGFRLLQRLASDVAELGFVETSAKQDGRNMTMVLAPHKGAKTRVKAQEESAARPQAAAPRPAAAPAPAAPAPAEAPAAEPSAPAPPQ; translated from the coding sequence ATTGCCTGCGGTCGTCCGACGACACCGCTTGACCTAGGAGGCCCCATCAGCACTGAGACCCGCATCAACGATCGCATCCGTGTTCCCGAGGTTCGGCTCATCGGACCCAGCGGCGAGCAGGTTGGGATCGTGCGTGTTGAAGATGCACTACGCGTCGCCCTCGAAGCCGACCTCGACCTGGTCGAGGTGGCCCCGGATGCCCGTCCGCCGGTCTGCAAGATCATGGATTACGGCAAGTTCAAGTACGAGACGGCGCAGAAGGCGCGCGAGTCTCGCAAGAACCAAGTCCAGACCGTGATCAAGGAGCAGAAGCTCCGGCCGAAGATCGACGATCACGACTACGAGACCAAGAAGCGCAACGTGGTTCGCTTCCTCGAAGCCGGGTCCAAGGTCAAGGTGACGATCATGTTCCGTGGCCGCGAGCAGTCGCGTCCCGAACTGGGTTTCCGGTTGTTGCAGCGCTTGGCCTCCGACGTCGCCGAGTTGGGTTTCGTCGAGACCTCCGCGAAACAGGACGGTCGCAATATGACCATGGTCCTCGCCCCGCACAAGGGTGCGAAGACGCGGGTTAAGGCTCAGGAGGAGTCGGCCGCGCGGCCGCAGGCAGCTGCACCGCGCCCCGCCGCCGCCCCGGCGCCTGCGGCTCCCGCCCCTGCGGAAGCACCGGCCGCTGAGCCTTCGGCGCCGGCCCCACCGCAGTAA
- a CDS encoding DUF1844 domain-containing protein has translation MTEEPDTAIRDLADIPAVEVISRAAVMLMSSAAEKLGLADEDPDNSPRRDLDEARRVITALAGLVTASVEYLGPHAGPIREALQSLQRAFREASAHPDEPGKGPGEKYTGPVY, from the coding sequence ATGACTGAAGAGCCCGACACCGCCATTCGCGACCTGGCCGACATCCCCGCCGTCGAGGTGATCAGCCGCGCCGCCGTCATGCTCATGAGCTCGGCCGCGGAGAAGCTCGGGCTCGCCGACGAGGACCCGGACAACAGCCCGCGCCGCGACCTGGACGAGGCTCGCCGGGTGATCACGGCGCTGGCAGGGCTGGTCACGGCGTCGGTGGAGTACCTGGGTCCGCACGCGGGCCCGATCCGCGAGGCGCTGCAGTCACTGCAGCGAGCGTTCCGCGAGGCCTCGGCACATCCGGACGAGCCGGGCAAGGGGCCGGGCGAGAAGTACACCGGTCCGGTGTACTGA
- the uvrA gene encoding excinuclease ABC subunit UvrA, which produces MAERLTVRGAREHNLKGVDLDLPRDSLIVFTGLSGSGKSSLAFDTIFAEGQRRYVESLSAYARQFLGQMDKPDVDFIEGLSPAVSIDQKSTNRNPRSTVGTITEVYDYLRLLYARAGTPHCPTCGELIARQTPQQIVDQVLAMEEGIKFQVLAPVVRTRKGEFVDLFESLNTQGYSRVRVDGVVYPLTDPPKLKKQEKHDVEVVVDRLAVKPNSKQRLTDSIETALRLADGIVVLDFVDRDEHAHDRERRFSERLACPNGHPLDIEDLEPRSFSFNSPYGACPDCTGLGIRKEVDPDLVVPDPELSLAEGAIAPWSRGQTAEYFTRLLSGLAESVGFSMDTPWQELPQKARKAVLEGSSDQVHVSYTNRYGRKRSYYADFEGVMPFLQRRMENTESEQMKEHYDGYMRDVPCPVCDGARLRPEILAVTLGAGGDHKSIAEVSDLSIGDCSQFLNALTLGEREAAIAGQVLKEVQARLGFLLDVGLEYLTLSRAAATLSGGEAQRIRLATQIGSGLVGVLYVLDEPSIGLHQRDNRRLIETLTRLRNLGNTLIVVEHDEDTIRASDWVVDIGPLAGEHGGQVVHSGPYQELLTEPNSLTGAYLSGRERIELPLVRRPVDKKRQLTVVGATEHNLRDVDVNFPLGVLTAVTGVSGSGKSTLVNDILATVLANKLNGARQVPGRHLRIKGLDHLDKLVQVDQSPIGRTPRSNPATYTGVFDKIRTLFAATTEAKVRGYQPGRFSFNVKGGRCEACSGDGTLKIEMNFLPDVYVPCEVCQGARYNRETLEVHYKGKTIAEVLDMSIEEGAEFFEPITSIHRYLKTLVDVGLGYVRLGQSAPTLSGGEAQRVKLSAELQKRSTGRTVYILDEPTTGLHFEDIRKLLKVINGLVDKGNTVIVIEHNLDVIKTSDWVIDMGPEGGSGGGTVVAEGTPEDVAAVAGSYTGQFLKEVLEQPAAPKKAAAKKAPAKKAAAKKTAAPKEPAKKTPEQTAKRLSRKAAALR; this is translated from the coding sequence GTGGCGGAACGCCTCACTGTGCGCGGAGCTCGGGAGCACAACCTCAAGGGGGTCGACCTCGACCTGCCCCGCGACAGTCTCATCGTGTTCACCGGTCTTTCCGGTTCGGGCAAGTCCAGTCTTGCCTTCGACACGATCTTCGCCGAGGGTCAGCGGCGCTATGTGGAGTCGCTCTCGGCGTACGCGCGCCAGTTCCTCGGGCAGATGGACAAGCCCGACGTCGACTTCATCGAAGGGCTCTCGCCCGCGGTGTCGATCGATCAGAAGTCGACCAACCGCAACCCGCGCTCGACTGTGGGCACCATCACCGAGGTCTACGACTACCTGCGTCTGCTCTACGCCCGTGCGGGCACACCGCACTGCCCCACCTGTGGCGAGCTGATCGCGCGGCAGACGCCGCAGCAGATCGTCGATCAGGTGCTGGCCATGGAAGAGGGCATCAAGTTCCAGGTGCTCGCGCCCGTGGTGCGCACCCGCAAGGGCGAGTTCGTCGATCTGTTCGAATCGCTGAACACCCAGGGCTACTCACGCGTGCGGGTAGACGGTGTGGTGTACCCGCTGACCGACCCGCCGAAGCTGAAGAAGCAGGAGAAGCACGACGTCGAGGTGGTCGTCGACCGGCTCGCGGTGAAGCCGAATTCCAAACAGCGCCTGACGGATTCGATCGAGACGGCGCTGCGCCTGGCCGACGGCATCGTCGTGCTCGATTTCGTCGATCGCGACGAGCACGCGCACGATCGGGAGCGGCGTTTCTCCGAGCGCCTGGCCTGCCCGAACGGCCATCCGCTGGATATCGAGGATCTCGAGCCGCGCTCGTTCTCGTTCAACTCGCCCTACGGCGCCTGCCCCGACTGCACCGGCCTCGGCATCCGCAAGGAGGTCGATCCGGATCTGGTCGTGCCCGATCCGGAACTGAGCCTGGCCGAGGGCGCGATCGCGCCGTGGTCGCGCGGTCAGACCGCCGAGTACTTCACCCGGCTGCTGTCCGGCCTCGCCGAATCGGTCGGATTCTCCATGGACACCCCATGGCAGGAGCTGCCGCAGAAGGCGCGTAAGGCGGTGCTCGAGGGCAGCTCCGATCAGGTGCACGTCTCCTACACCAATCGCTACGGCCGGAAGCGCTCCTACTACGCCGATTTCGAAGGCGTCATGCCGTTCTTGCAGCGGCGCATGGAGAACACCGAATCCGAGCAGATGAAGGAGCACTACGACGGGTACATGCGCGATGTGCCGTGCCCGGTCTGCGACGGCGCCCGGCTGCGCCCGGAGATTCTCGCGGTCACGCTCGGCGCGGGCGGCGATCACAAGTCCATCGCCGAGGTCAGCGATCTGTCCATCGGCGATTGCTCGCAGTTCCTCAACGCCCTGACCTTGGGGGAGCGGGAAGCCGCGATCGCCGGACAGGTGCTCAAAGAGGTACAGGCCCGGCTGGGCTTCCTGCTCGACGTCGGCCTGGAGTACCTCACGCTGTCCCGGGCCGCCGCGACGCTGTCCGGCGGTGAGGCGCAACGTATCCGGCTGGCCACTCAGATCGGGTCCGGGCTGGTCGGTGTGCTGTACGTGCTGGACGAGCCGTCCATCGGCCTGCATCAGCGGGACAACCGCCGGTTGATCGAGACCCTCACGCGCCTGCGCAATCTGGGCAACACGCTGATCGTGGTCGAGCACGACGAGGACACCATCCGCGCCTCCGACTGGGTGGTCGACATCGGCCCGCTCGCGGGTGAGCACGGCGGCCAGGTGGTGCACAGCGGCCCGTACCAGGAGCTGCTCACCGAACCGAATTCGCTGACCGGCGCGTATCTTTCGGGCCGCGAACGGATCGAGCTGCCGCTGGTGCGGCGTCCGGTCGACAAGAAGCGCCAGCTCACCGTCGTCGGCGCCACCGAGCACAATCTGCGCGATGTCGACGTCAACTTCCCGCTGGGCGTACTCACCGCGGTCACCGGCGTCTCCGGTTCCGGTAAGTCCACGCTGGTCAACGACATCCTGGCGACGGTGCTGGCGAACAAGCTGAACGGCGCCCGGCAGGTGCCGGGCCGGCACCTGCGGATCAAGGGCCTGGACCATCTGGACAAGCTGGTGCAGGTCGATCAGTCGCCGATCGGGCGCACCCCGCGCTCCAACCCGGCCACCTACACCGGAGTGTTCGACAAGATCCGCACCTTGTTCGCCGCCACCACCGAAGCGAAGGTGCGTGGCTACCAGCCGGGCCGGTTCTCCTTCAACGTCAAGGGCGGGCGCTGCGAAGCCTGTTCCGGCGACGGCACTTTGAAGATCGAGATGAACTTCCTGCCGGATGTCTACGTCCCGTGTGAGGTGTGCCAGGGTGCGCGCTACAACCGGGAAACCCTCGAGGTGCACTACAAGGGCAAGACCATCGCCGAGGTGCTGGACATGTCGATCGAGGAGGGCGCGGAGTTCTTCGAGCCGATCACCTCGATCCACCGGTATCTGAAGACGCTGGTCGATGTCGGCCTGGGTTACGTACGGCTGGGCCAGAGCGCGCCGACCCTGTCCGGTGGTGAGGCCCAGCGGGTGAAGCTGTCGGCGGAATTGCAGAAGCGCTCCACCGGTCGCACCGTCTACATCCTGGACGAGCCGACCACCGGCCTGCATTTCGAAGACATCCGCAAATTGCTCAAGGTGATCAACGGGTTGGTCGACAAGGGCAACACGGTGATCGTCATCGAGCACAACCTGGATGTCATCAAGACCTCCGACTGGGTCATCGATATGGGTCCCGAGGGCGGTTCCGGCGGCGGCACCGTGGTCGCGGAAGGTACGCCGGAGGATGTCGCGGCCGTTGCCGGTAGCTACACCGGGCAGTTCTTGAAGGAAGTGCTCGAGCAGCCGGCCGCGCCCAAGAAGGCCGCGGCCAAAAAAGCCCCCGCCAAGAAGGCCGCTGCGAAGAAGACGGCAGCCCCGAAGGAGCCGGCGAAGAAGACCCCGGAGCAGACCGCCAAGCGCCTGTCCCGCAAGGCCGCCGCGCTGCGCTGA
- a CDS encoding amylo-alpha-1,6-glucosidase — protein MVNNPWGDAAGEVGEPSVVGAGVTLVEGSTFCISESGGVINPTRPEGLFVRDTRVVSYWRLTVDGLPPQPLTVQYADPYSATLLARTPPRPGRADSTALVVLGRHVGDGMREDLTVRNLSGDPITCTVALELDADFADLFEVKEGRIGEGVVTQHRVVDAGAFEISRPDLKLAVIVAGSGATATERELRWQVMLPARGEWSACIQYQPALDSVPVTPRYGCGSPVSHSAPYQRLRDWYSNSPTVLTEDETLAAVLQRAVGDLGALRIFDPGHPERAVVAAGAPWFMALFGRDSLLTSWMVLPLDRQLAVGTLQSLAGMQGSEIRPLQEEEPGRIPHEVRFGRAATLLLGGDTVYYGTADATPLFVMLLGELHRWGLDAKTRDELLPHADRALAWIEQYGDMDGDGFVEYSRAAEHGLANQGWKDSWDGVNFIDGSMPHAPIALAEVQGYVYAAYLARADLAADTGEHDLAAELRVKAARLKTAFNEQFWLPERGWFAIGLDRDKRPIDALTSNMGHCLWTGIIDDDKAQAVADHLLSPEMFTGWGIRTLGSNMGAYNPVSYHNGSVWPHDNAICAAGLMRYGFAEHANRIVDGVLDAAVRFGHRLPELFCGFDRSEFASPVPYPTSCSPQAWASATPLLFLRTMLRLEPGSGEHVVDPVVPQRYLPLRVSGLRVGDDVLTVTVNDAGFRVHGLSQDGDRTGR, from the coding sequence GTGGTGAACAATCCCTGGGGTGACGCCGCCGGTGAGGTGGGCGAGCCCAGTGTGGTCGGCGCCGGTGTGACGCTGGTGGAAGGCTCGACCTTCTGCATCAGCGAAAGCGGCGGCGTCATCAATCCGACCCGCCCGGAGGGGTTGTTCGTACGTGACACCCGGGTGGTGTCCTACTGGCGGCTGACCGTGGATGGTCTACCGCCGCAACCACTTACGGTGCAGTACGCCGACCCGTACAGCGCCACGCTGCTGGCCCGCACGCCCCCGCGTCCCGGCCGTGCCGACAGCACCGCCCTGGTGGTGCTGGGCCGGCACGTCGGCGACGGTATGCGGGAAGACCTGACCGTGCGCAACCTCTCCGGTGACCCGATCACCTGTACGGTCGCGCTCGAACTGGACGCCGACTTCGCCGATCTGTTCGAGGTGAAGGAAGGCCGTATCGGCGAAGGCGTGGTCACCCAGCACCGAGTGGTCGACGCCGGCGCGTTCGAGATCAGCCGTCCCGACCTGAAGCTGGCGGTGATCGTCGCCGGATCGGGCGCCACCGCGACCGAGCGGGAATTGCGCTGGCAGGTCATGCTGCCCGCGCGCGGCGAGTGGTCGGCCTGCATCCAGTACCAGCCCGCGCTCGACTCGGTGCCGGTGACGCCGCGGTACGGCTGCGGCAGCCCGGTCTCGCACAGCGCGCCGTATCAGCGGCTGCGGGACTGGTATTCGAACTCGCCGACCGTGCTCACCGAGGACGAAACCCTCGCCGCCGTCTTGCAGCGCGCGGTCGGCGACCTCGGCGCGCTGCGCATCTTCGATCCCGGCCACCCCGAACGGGCGGTCGTCGCCGCGGGCGCGCCCTGGTTCATGGCGCTGTTCGGACGGGACTCGTTGCTCACGTCGTGGATGGTGCTGCCGCTGGATCGTCAGCTGGCGGTCGGCACGCTGCAGAGTCTGGCGGGGATGCAGGGCAGCGAGATCCGCCCGCTGCAGGAGGAAGAACCCGGGCGCATCCCGCACGAGGTGCGCTTCGGCCGCGCCGCGACGCTGCTGCTGGGCGGTGACACCGTCTACTACGGCACCGCCGACGCCACACCGCTGTTCGTGATGTTGCTCGGCGAACTGCACCGCTGGGGCCTGGACGCCAAGACCCGCGACGAACTGCTGCCCCACGCCGATCGCGCCCTGGCATGGATCGAGCAGTACGGCGACATGGACGGCGACGGCTTCGTCGAATACTCGCGCGCCGCCGAGCACGGGTTGGCCAATCAGGGCTGGAAGGACTCCTGGGACGGGGTCAACTTCATCGACGGCAGCATGCCGCACGCGCCGATCGCGCTGGCCGAAGTGCAGGGCTATGTGTACGCGGCCTACCTGGCGCGTGCCGACCTGGCCGCCGACACCGGCGAGCACGATCTGGCGGCGGAACTGCGGGTGAAGGCGGCGCGGCTGAAGACGGCGTTCAACGAACAGTTCTGGCTGCCGGAGCGGGGCTGGTTCGCCATCGGACTGGATCGCGACAAGCGCCCGATCGACGCGCTCACCTCCAATATGGGCCACTGCCTGTGGACCGGCATCATCGACGACGACAAGGCGCAGGCGGTCGCCGACCATCTGCTGTCTCCGGAGATGTTCACCGGGTGGGGGATTCGCACCCTCGGCAGCAATATGGGCGCCTACAACCCGGTCAGCTACCACAACGGCTCGGTGTGGCCGCACGACAACGCGATCTGCGCGGCCGGACTGATGCGCTACGGCTTCGCCGAGCACGCCAACCGCATCGTCGACGGCGTGCTCGACGCCGCGGTCCGGTTCGGGCATCGGCTGCCGGAACTGTTCTGTGGTTTCGATCGCTCCGAGTTCGCCTCCCCGGTGCCCTATCCGACCTCCTGTTCACCGCAGGCCTGGGCCTCGGCGACGCCGCTGCTGTTCCTGCGCACCATGCTGCGGCTGGAGCCGGGTAGCGGCGAGCACGTGGTCGATCCCGTGGTTCCGCAGCGGTATCTGCCGCTGCGGGTGAGCGGGCTGCGGGTCGGCGACGATGTGCTGACCGTCACGGTGAACGACGCCGGCTTCCGCGTGCACGGACTGTCCCAGGATGGGGACCGAACCGGGCGCTGA
- a CDS encoding glycosyltransferase family 4 protein, producing MKIGLIVPPWVPVPPPAYGGTEAVVGNLAIGLAEIGHDVHLFTVGESTCPVKCSYLFEHPTAQIGVGEAELMHVLHAYEALSDCDIIHDHTSLGPFIGASAGGPPVVVTNHGPFTPMRQDMFRAMAEQHAHIVAISESQKRAAGAKVPIDAVIHHGIDLDAYRYGPGDGGYVVFVGRMNPEKGVHRAVQVARLAKRKLLLITKIREPEEWAYYEERVRPLMAPDDPEPREEPLSARVELVRHADALINPIGWPEPFGLVMAESLACGTPVLAFPNGAAPEIVEHGRTGFLCRDIWDMADALERVGTIDRRVCRNSAERRFSLLRMARDHERLYRRILTGERTTRAMVPETVS from the coding sequence ATGAAGATCGGATTAATTGTTCCGCCCTGGGTTCCGGTCCCGCCGCCCGCATATGGCGGCACCGAAGCCGTAGTCGGAAACCTGGCTATCGGTCTGGCCGAAATCGGTCATGACGTTCACCTTTTCACCGTCGGCGAGTCCACCTGCCCGGTCAAATGTTCGTATCTGTTCGAACATCCGACCGCGCAGATCGGCGTCGGCGAAGCCGAATTGATGCACGTGCTGCACGCCTACGAGGCGCTCAGCGATTGCGACATCATTCACGACCACACCTCCCTCGGCCCGTTCATCGGCGCCTCGGCGGGCGGTCCACCGGTGGTGGTGACCAACCACGGCCCCTTCACGCCCATGCGCCAGGACATGTTCCGCGCCATGGCCGAACAGCACGCGCACATCGTCGCGATCTCGGAGTCGCAGAAGCGGGCCGCGGGCGCCAAGGTGCCCATCGACGCGGTGATCCACCACGGCATCGACCTCGACGCCTACCGGTACGGTCCCGGCGACGGCGGCTACGTGGTGTTCGTCGGCCGGATGAACCCGGAGAAGGGCGTGCATCGGGCGGTACAGGTGGCACGCCTGGCGAAGCGAAAGCTGTTGCTGATCACCAAGATCAGAGAACCCGAGGAGTGGGCCTACTACGAGGAGCGGGTGCGCCCGCTGATGGCGCCCGACGATCCGGAGCCGCGCGAGGAACCCCTGTCGGCCCGCGTGGAACTCGTCCGGCACGCCGACGCGCTGATCAACCCCATCGGCTGGCCCGAACCCTTCGGTCTGGTCATGGCCGAGTCATTGGCCTGCGGCACACCGGTTCTGGCGTTCCCGAACGGCGCCGCGCCGGAGATCGTGGAGCACGGCCGTACCGGGTTCCTTTGCCGCGATATCTGGGACATGGCCGATGCTCTGGAGCGTGTCGGCACCATAGATCGGCGCGTTTGCCGAAATTCGGCGGAGCGACGGTTTAGCCTGCTCCGCATGGCCCGTGACCATGAGCGGCTCTACCGCCGCATTCTGACCGGTGAACGGACGACCCGGGCGATGGTGCCCGAAACGGTGTCGTGA
- a CDS encoding response regulator, with protein MLKVFLVDDHEIVRRGLIDLLESDPELSVIGEAGDVAQAMAGIRALRPDVAVLDVRLPDGNGIELCRDLLAENDGLRCLILTSYTDEHAMLDAILAGAGGYVVKNIKGMELAEAIKAVGSGRSLLDTRAAAALKARLRSSTENDGPLAGLTDQERRLLALLGEGLTNRQIAARMFLAEKTVKNYVSRLLAKLGMERRTQAAVLASKLRES; from the coding sequence GTGCTCAAAGTGTTCCTGGTCGACGATCACGAGATCGTCCGTCGCGGCCTTATCGACCTGCTGGAAAGCGATCCGGAACTCTCGGTGATCGGCGAAGCGGGCGATGTCGCGCAGGCCATGGCCGGGATCCGCGCGCTGCGTCCGGACGTGGCGGTGCTCGATGTTCGCCTGCCGGATGGCAACGGCATCGAACTGTGCCGCGATCTGCTCGCCGAAAACGACGGATTGCGGTGTCTCATCCTGACTTCCTACACCGACGAGCACGCCATGCTCGACGCGATTCTGGCGGGCGCGGGCGGCTATGTGGTGAAGAACATCAAAGGGATGGAACTGGCCGAGGCGATCAAGGCGGTCGGCTCCGGCCGCTCGTTGCTGGACACCCGGGCGGCGGCCGCGCTGAAGGCGCGGCTGCGCAGCAGCACCGAGAACGACGGCCCGCTGGCCGGGCTCACCGACCAGGAGCGCCGCCTGCTGGCGCTGCTCGGCGAAGGCCTCACCAACCGGCAGATCGCCGCGCGAATGTTCCTGGCGGAGAAGACCGTCAAGAACTACGTCTCCCGGCTGCTGGCCAAGCTGGGCATGGAACGCCGCACTCAGGCGGCGGTCCTGGCCTCGAAACTGCGGGAGAGTTAG
- a CDS encoding sigma 54 modulation/S30EA ribosomal C-terminal domain-containing protein, protein MNSSQALYSERGNARGNSEQWTTAADPGLAVTTRGAVPAADVTRAVRAIGRVLRRHHLDVPARVRVTAPADGDQPTVVQANVRLHDTPARVQVTGPRGFAVTFAVERLDRQIARLASNQSRAWPDPARPPLARVTEPRPIVRRKSVSLLTGTPGEAMAILDAMDYDAYLFIDQETGEEAIVHWCELLGVGVARQHSTEEPAEQTVNSLPLTVDSEPAPQLTELDAAAWLCRSGLPYLFFTDADSGRGRLLYRRYDGDLSIVVPA, encoded by the coding sequence ATGAATTCGTCGCAGGCGTTGTATTCGGAGCGCGGCAACGCGCGGGGCAACTCGGAGCAGTGGACGACAGCCGCCGATCCGGGTCTCGCGGTCACCACCCGCGGTGCGGTACCCGCGGCGGATGTCACGCGGGCGGTGCGGGCCATCGGGCGCGTACTGCGCCGGCATCACTTGGATGTTCCGGCGCGCGTTCGGGTTACCGCGCCGGCCGACGGTGATCAGCCGACGGTGGTCCAGGCCAATGTCCGGCTGCACGACACTCCCGCGCGGGTGCAGGTCACCGGGCCGCGCGGGTTCGCGGTCACCTTCGCGGTGGAGCGTTTGGATCGTCAGATCGCGCGGCTGGCCTCCAATCAGTCTCGGGCCTGGCCGGATCCGGCTCGTCCGCCGCTGGCCCGGGTCACCGAACCGCGCCCGATCGTGCGCCGCAAGTCGGTCTCGCTGCTCACCGGCACTCCCGGGGAAGCGATGGCGATTCTCGACGCGATGGATTACGACGCGTACCTCTTCATCGATCAGGAAACGGGCGAGGAGGCGATCGTGCACTGGTGCGAATTGCTCGGCGTCGGGGTGGCGCGTCAGCACAGCACCGAGGAGCCGGCGGAGCAGACGGTGAATTCGCTTCCCCTGACCGTGGATTCCGAACCCGCGCCCCAGCTCACGGAGCTCGACGCGGCGGCCTGGCTGTGCCGTTCCGGCCTGCCCTACCTGTTCTTCACCGATGCCGACAGCGGCCGCGGCCGGCTGCTCTACCGCCGCTACGACGGCGATCTGAGCATTGTGGTCCCGGCCTAA